In Equus asinus isolate D_3611 breed Donkey unplaced genomic scaffold, EquAss-T2T_v2 contig_803, whole genome shotgun sequence, a single genomic region encodes these proteins:
- the LOC139044344 gene encoding myelin-associated neurite-outgrowth inhibitor-like, with protein MNPIYSPGSSGVPYANAKGIGYPAGFPTGYTAAAPAYSPNMYTGTNPTFQTGYTPGTPYKVSCSPTSGAVPPYSSSPNPYQTAVYPVRSAYPQQSPYAQQGTYCTQPLYAAPPHVVHHTTVVQPNGMPATVYPAPIPPPTGNGVTMGMVAGTTMAMSAGTLLTAHSSTPVTPHRVKVPTYQAPGTPTYSYVPPQW; from the coding sequence atgaatcctATTTATAGCCCTGGTTCCTCTGGGGTTCCCTATgcaaatgccaaaggaattggttatccagctggtttccccacGGGCTACACAGCAGCGGCTCCCgcctactcccccaacatgtaCACTGGAACgaaccccaccttccaaacaggttacactcctggcacaccttacaaagtgtcctgttcccccaccagtggggcagtgccaccatactcctcctcccccaacccctaccaGACCGCCGTGTACCCCGTGCGAAGTGCCTATCCCCAGCAGAGCCCATACGCACAGCAAGGCACATACTGCACACAACCCCTGTACGCAGCACCTCCTCACGTCGTCCACCACACCACGGTGGTGCAGCCCAATGGCATGCCGGCGACGGTGTACCCTGCACCTATCCCTCCACCTACAGGCAACGGGGTCACCATGGgcatggtggctgggaccacTATGGCGATGTCAGCAGGTACCCTGCTGACTGCCCACTCCTCAACTCCTGTCACCCCTCACCGAGTCAAGGTGCCCACATATCAGGCCCCCGGAACACCCACCTACAGCTACGTGCCCCCTCAGTGGTGA